In Halosegnis marinus, one genomic interval encodes:
- a CDS encoding YcaO-like family protein: protein MHVGLVGSGPAAAAARDAVAPVADSVTALDPDAVGNVDLALVVGRVGADGFDAANATARATGTPWLAVELGGVGGHPLPDIEAAVSGFAPGQGCFDCLRSRVAANAEGSARPGADDADARFAGALAGREAVRLASGEPSPALGGVIEVPHAQRRFLPVPDCDCADGRDRSLDRSHEPRDLDAALGAAERALDPRVGIVREVGEVESFPAPYYLAELADTTGFSDVQASRKAAGVAAGWDTAFMKALGEGLERYAAGVYREREFERSAPADTPNGVAPAEFVASPAFPDPDPDAAIPWVVGERLDTGAPAKLPAEFVAFPPPDQRHRPAITTGLGLGNGGVEALLSGLYEVVERDAAMLAWYSTFEPLGLDVDDDRYREIAKRARSEGLEATALLLTQDADVPVVAACLHRDSGAWPRFAAGMAADLDPEAAAAGALEEALQNWLELRGMGKADASSESGAIGSYAEFPPAAREFVAPDATVPAASVGPDGSFDGESELSALVERVVEAGMEPYAARLTPRDLDALGFEAVRVLVPSAQPLFTDEPYFGERAERVPRELGFEPRPDRDHHPFP, encoded by the coding sequence ATGCACGTAGGACTCGTCGGGAGCGGTCCCGCCGCCGCGGCCGCCCGCGACGCCGTCGCGCCGGTCGCCGATTCGGTGACGGCGCTCGACCCCGACGCGGTGGGCAACGTGGACCTCGCGCTCGTCGTCGGTCGGGTCGGCGCGGACGGGTTCGACGCCGCGAACGCGACCGCCCGCGCCACGGGCACCCCGTGGCTCGCCGTCGAACTCGGCGGCGTCGGCGGGCACCCGCTTCCCGACATCGAGGCCGCGGTCTCCGGCTTCGCGCCCGGGCAGGGCTGTTTCGACTGTCTCCGGAGCCGCGTCGCCGCCAACGCCGAGGGCTCGGCCCGACCGGGCGCCGACGACGCGGACGCGCGGTTCGCCGGCGCGCTCGCGGGCCGCGAGGCGGTCAGACTGGCGAGCGGCGAGCCGTCGCCCGCCCTCGGCGGCGTCATCGAGGTCCCGCACGCACAGCGCCGCTTCCTCCCCGTGCCGGACTGCGACTGCGCCGACGGGCGCGACCGGAGCCTCGACCGGAGCCACGAGCCGCGCGACCTCGACGCCGCGCTCGGGGCCGCGGAGCGGGCGCTCGACCCCCGTGTCGGCATCGTGCGGGAGGTCGGCGAGGTGGAATCGTTCCCCGCGCCGTACTACCTCGCGGAGCTAGCCGACACGACGGGCTTCTCCGACGTACAGGCCAGCCGGAAGGCCGCGGGCGTCGCTGCCGGCTGGGACACCGCGTTCATGAAGGCGCTCGGCGAGGGACTGGAACGGTACGCCGCGGGCGTCTACCGCGAGCGCGAGTTCGAGCGAAGCGCCCCGGCCGACACCCCGAACGGCGTCGCGCCGGCGGAGTTCGTCGCGTCCCCGGCCTTTCCCGACCCCGACCCCGACGCGGCGATACCGTGGGTCGTCGGCGAGCGCCTCGACACGGGCGCGCCGGCGAAGCTCCCCGCCGAGTTCGTCGCCTTCCCGCCGCCGGACCAGCGGCACCGTCCGGCCATCACGACCGGGCTCGGCCTCGGGAACGGGGGCGTCGAGGCGCTCCTCTCGGGGCTGTACGAGGTCGTGGAGCGCGACGCCGCGATGCTCGCGTGGTACTCCACCTTCGAGCCGCTGGGGCTCGACGTGGACGACGACCGCTACCGCGAGATAGCGAAGCGCGCGCGCTCCGAGGGGTTGGAGGCGACGGCGCTCCTCCTGACACAGGACGCGGACGTGCCCGTCGTGGCCGCGTGTCTCCACCGCGACTCGGGCGCGTGGCCCCGCTTCGCCGCCGGGATGGCCGCCGACCTCGACCCCGAGGCCGCCGCGGCGGGCGCGCTGGAGGAGGCGCTCCAGAACTGGCTCGAACTCCGGGGGATGGGGAAGGCCGACGCGAGCTCCGAGTCGGGTGCTATCGGCTCCTACGCCGAGTTCCCGCCCGCGGCCCGCGAGTTCGTCGCCCCCGACGCGACGGTGCCGGCCGCGAGCGTCGGCCCGGACGGGTCGTTCGACGGCGAGTCCGAGCTTTCGGCGCTCGTCGAGCGGGTCGTCGAGGCAGGGATGGAGCCGTACGCGGCTCGGCTGACGCCCCGCGACCTCGACGCGCTGGGCTTCGAGGCGGTTCGCGTGCTCGTGCCGAGCGCGCAGCCGCTCTTTACGGACGAGCCGTACTTCGGGGAGCGTGCCGAGCGCGTTCCCCGCGAGCTGGGCTTCGAGCCGCGGCCCGACCGCGACCACCACCCGTTCCCGTAA
- the glyA gene encoding serine hydroxymethyltransferase yields MNHETVRETDPAVADALDGELGRQRDTLAMIASENHVSEAVMAAQGSALTNKYAEGYPGKRYYAGCEYADDVEELAIERARELWGAEHVNVQPHSGTQANMGVYTAILEPGDKILSLDLNHGGHLSHGHPANFTGKTYEVEQYEVDEETGYIDYEGLREQAEAFEPDVIVSGFSAYPREVEFERVQEAADAVDAYHLADIAHITGLVAAGVHESPVGVADFVTGSTHKTIRAGRGGIIMCGEEHASDIDSAVFPGAQGGPLMHNVAGKAVGFKEALDPSFTEYAEQVVANARTLADALAAHGFEIVSGGTDTHLVLVDLRPSHPDTTGGTAEEALEEVGLVLNANTVPGETRSPFNPSGIRAGTPALTTRGMGEAEMERVAEVIATVVDAPDDADVKAEASAEVDALTDAHPLYE; encoded by the coding sequence ATGAACCACGAGACCGTCCGCGAGACGGACCCCGCGGTCGCCGACGCCCTCGACGGCGAGCTGGGGCGGCAGCGCGACACGCTCGCGATGATCGCCAGCGAGAACCACGTCTCCGAGGCAGTCATGGCGGCGCAGGGCTCCGCGCTGACGAACAAGTACGCCGAGGGCTACCCGGGGAAGCGCTACTACGCCGGCTGCGAGTACGCCGACGACGTCGAGGAACTCGCCATCGAGCGCGCGAGGGAGCTCTGGGGTGCCGAACACGTCAACGTCCAGCCCCACTCCGGCACGCAGGCGAACATGGGCGTCTACACCGCGATTCTCGAACCCGGCGACAAGATACTCTCGCTCGACCTCAACCACGGCGGCCATCTGAGCCACGGCCACCCGGCGAACTTCACGGGCAAGACCTACGAGGTCGAGCAGTACGAGGTGGACGAGGAAACCGGCTACATCGACTACGAGGGGCTACGCGAGCAGGCCGAGGCCTTCGAGCCGGACGTCATCGTCTCGGGCTTCTCCGCGTACCCGCGCGAGGTCGAGTTCGAGCGCGTGCAGGAGGCCGCGGACGCCGTCGATGCCTACCACCTCGCGGACATCGCGCACATCACCGGGCTGGTCGCGGCGGGCGTCCACGAGTCCCCCGTCGGCGTCGCGGACTTCGTCACGGGCTCGACGCACAAGACCATCCGCGCGGGCCGCGGCGGCATCATCATGTGCGGCGAGGAACACGCGAGCGACATCGACTCGGCCGTCTTCCCCGGCGCGCAGGGCGGTCCCCTGATGCACAACGTCGCGGGGAAGGCCGTCGGCTTCAAGGAGGCGCTCGACCCCTCCTTCACGGAGTACGCGGAGCAGGTCGTCGCCAACGCCCGGACGCTCGCCGACGCCCTCGCGGCCCACGGATTCGAGATCGTCTCGGGCGGGACGGACACCCACCTCGTGCTCGTTGACCTGCGGCCCTCGCACCCCGACACGACCGGCGGCACCGCCGAGGAGGCGCTGGAGGAGGTCGGCCTCGTCCTCAACGCGAACACCGTGCCCGGCGAGACGCGCTCGCCGTTCAACCCCTCCGGCATCCGCGCCGGCACGCCCGCGCTCACGACCCGCGGCATGGGCGAGGCCGAGATGGAACGCGTCGCCGAGGTCATCGCGACCGTCGTGGACGCGCCCGACGACGCCGACGTGAAGGCCGAGGCGAGCGCCGAGGTGGACGCGCTCACCGACGCGCACCCGCTGTACGAGTAG
- the tbsP gene encoding transcriptional regulator TbsP codes for METNLMERSVAAVLREAIDAADGELYVVNPSTDTVEELLDEMTESSGPTVRVLAAERVLKDLSRDFKQASAAADLREAGRLELRAFGATDNTLLVTEEAVVAVVAAGGRAAGLVTDDASFIQGAYEEYAAAFDDAEEFSLRTPGRTRVRETLAESMGEETADDFDGVLASMETARGNGDGLDEVTVSLLVAAKNEELLYDISKWGEDVGIASKATFSRTKSELEEKGLITTEKVPIDVGRPRLRLKLGDDRLADASSAELASVAQSVLAK; via the coding sequence GTGGAAACGAACCTGATGGAGCGCTCCGTCGCCGCGGTGCTCCGGGAGGCCATCGACGCGGCCGACGGGGAACTGTACGTCGTCAACCCCTCGACCGACACCGTCGAGGAACTGCTCGACGAGATGACCGAGTCGTCCGGCCCCACGGTGCGCGTGCTCGCCGCCGAGCGCGTGCTGAAGGACCTCTCCCGCGACTTCAAGCAGGCCAGCGCAGCCGCCGACCTCCGCGAGGCCGGCCGGCTGGAGCTTCGCGCCTTCGGCGCCACGGACAACACCCTCCTCGTCACCGAGGAGGCCGTCGTCGCCGTCGTCGCCGCCGGGGGCCGCGCCGCCGGCCTCGTCACCGACGACGCGTCGTTCATCCAGGGCGCGTACGAGGAGTACGCGGCCGCCTTCGACGACGCCGAGGAGTTCTCGCTGCGGACGCCCGGCCGGACCCGGGTGCGCGAGACGCTCGCCGAGAGCATGGGCGAGGAGACGGCCGACGACTTCGACGGCGTGCTCGCCTCGATGGAGACCGCCCGCGGCAACGGCGACGGCCTCGACGAGGTGACGGTCTCGCTGCTCGTCGCGGCGAAGAACGAGGAGCTGCTCTACGACATCTCGAAGTGGGGCGAGGACGTGGGTATCGCCTCGAAGGCGACCTTCTCGCGCACCAAGAGCGAACTGGAGGAGAAGGGCCTCATCACGACCGAGAAGGTCCCCATCGACGTGGGGCGGCCGCGCCTCCGCCTGAAGCTCGGCGACGACCGCCTCGCCGACGCCTCCTCGGCCGAACTCGCCTCCGTCGCGCAGTCCGTCCTCGCGAAGTAG